TCATCCGAATTTCAGGAAGTTATCGCCTCCTTCCATCCCAACGGACCGACAGTGCTCGGTCGCACCAAGACCCATCACTTGTCATATAGGCCCATGTCCTGTAGATTGGCGCGATGGCTAGGAAACCCCGCATCGACTATCCGGGCGCGTGGCACCACGTCATGCACCGGGGCGCTCGTCGCGCGCCCATCTTCAACTCCGATGATCACTGCGGCACGTTCCTCGGACACGTCGCGGCGACTGTCGAAACGTTCGGCATCGAGGTGCACGCCTATTCGCTGATGCCGAACCACTACCACCTGCTCGTCAGGTCACCCCACGGCAACCTGTCGCGCGCGATGCGTCACCTGAACGCGAGCTACACGCAGCACGTCAACGCGAGGCACGGCTGGGACGGGCCGGTCTTCCGCGGCCGGTTCCACAGCGAGCTCGTACGAAACGAGGCGAGCCTCCCGTTCTTGCTCGCGTACATTCATCTGAACCCATTGCGCGCTGGTCTCGTCACGCGCCTCGACTCCGACTGCTGGACGAGCCACCGCGCTTACATGGGTCGCGACCCCGCGCCCCCTTGGCTGACGCTCGGATACCTTCTCGGCGTGCTCGGCTCCGCGGCGAAGCTGCACGGCTACGTCGGAGACGTTCACCGAAAGCGCATCGCGTGGCCGGACGGCATGTCGCTCGACACGGGTTGGTTGAACGAGAAAGAGACGAGCCCGGCGCGAAACGTCGAAGCGCCGATCGCGGCCCGCTTCGGTGACCCGCGGATCGTCATGACGAATGTCTGCGAGGTCGCGGGTGTCCGGAAGTCGGAGTTGTCCCGCGCTGCCTGCGGTCCGCGCGCTAATCCGCCGCGCCGTCTGGCGGTGTTCGCCTTGCGCAGATGGACCTCGATGACACACGGCGAGATCGGCGCCGCGCTCGACATGTCGCCGACCCAGGTGGCGAACGTCCTGCGGAGATTCGACGCGTCCGCCGAGCCGATGAAGGCGTGGGTCGAGGCGCTCGGCGCGCGTCTATATGACAAGTGATGGGTCTTGACCCCAGTGTGTGACCCCAGTGTGCGTCAGCGGCCAGCGGCCATGTACGTGTAGGTGAAGATGCAGCCGTGGAGCTGGCAAGCCTCTCCGCACGCGGCGTCGTCGATGATCCAGCGGACGTTGAGCAGATCGTTGGCGTTGTCGACCACGAAGGAGCAGTCGCTCGAGATGGCCTGGACAGTCGCGCTCTGGCCCGACGTGATCGTGTCGTCGTAGCACTTCCAAGTGTTGTCCAGCGTGTCCACCACCCCGATCGCCGCGACATTGTACGTCGCGTGATTGTCGTAGACGTAACAGGTCATGTTGGTGACGGTCACCCCGTGGGGGAGCGTCAGGGCCGCGACGAGCTCGGTCCCGGTGGCGCCTGTCGGTATGAACCGGTAGGTCCCGTTCCCGGCGCCGTCGTAGGCGTCGGAGCTCGCGTTCGTCGTGAACGCCCCGGAGGCGAGCGCCGCGTAGCCGGTCTGGGGAGACGCGTAGTCGAACCCCGTCGCGATCGCCGTGCCGTTGATCATCGCGGGCCCGTCCACGATGAGGCTTCCGGCGTACGTCCTCCCGTCGAAGTAGCCGGCCCAGCCGTTCGTCGTCGAAGCGGTGGTGCCGTACACGCCGTAGTTGACCCCAGTACTGGACGTCGCGGTTCCGTACACGCCGTAACCCGTCGCGGCCGCCGTCGTGCCCAGGACACCGGTCGCGCCGACGCCGTAGACGCCGGTGCCGGTGGTCGTCGTGTACCCCTGCCCGTAGACGCCGCCGATGCCGCCCGAGCCCGCGTTGCCTCTCACGCCGGCGTAGCCGCCCTGGCCGTAGATCGGATACCCGCTGCTGTTCGTGGTCGCCGCGTTGATGGTGATCCAGTTCGCGCTCGTCGCGTCGATCGCGTACGCCCCGTTCGGCGTGGAGATGCTCAGCGCGCCGGTCATCGCATCGCCCGTCACGTTCACGTACGCGGCGTCGTGGTTGTGCGAGATCGGCGCGTAAGCAGCGGCGTGGTCGTGGTTGCCCGCGGCGGCGGTGCCGGCCGCGGTCCCGTAGTTGACGCTGAACGACGTGCCGGTCAGGGTCAGGCCGGTGCCGGCCGCGTAGGTCGTGTTGGTGTCGATGTCCGTCGCGCACTCCCACGAGTCGCCGTCGTACTTGAGCACGTAGCCCGTCGTGCAGGTTCTCCACGGAACGTAGACGCCGGCGTGGGCGTGGTTGCCCGTCGCCACGGTGCCCGCCGTCGTGCCCGTCGTCACCCCGACCGTCACCGTGCCTCCCACCGTGCTCGCGGTGATCGGCGCCGTGCCGTTCACCACCGTGATCCCCCCGCCGGCGCCGGTGTCGTCAGGGTCGCAGATCAGCCCCCCTGCCCCGTCGAACGCGCGGAACGCGGTGTCGGGCGGGCAGCCGGTGTCGATGAGGACCGACAGATCATCGGCGTCGTCCTCACCGAGCACCCCGAACTGCCGGCAGGACTG
The Pseudomonadota bacterium DNA segment above includes these coding regions:
- a CDS encoding transposase, with product MARKPRIDYPGAWHHVMHRGARRAPIFNSDDHCGTFLGHVAATVETFGIEVHAYSLMPNHYHLLVRSPHGNLSRAMRHLNASYTQHVNARHGWDGPVFRGRFHSELVRNEASLPFLLAYIHLNPLRAGLVTRLDSDCWTSHRAYMGRDPAPPWLTLGYLLGVLGSAAKLHGYVGDVHRKRIAWPDGMSLDTGWLNEKETSPARNVEAPIAARFGDPRIVMTNVCEVAGVRKSELSRAACGPRANPPRRLAVFALRRWTSMTHGEIGAALDMSPTQVANVLRRFDASAEPMKAWVEALGARLYDK